A single genomic interval of Nerophis lumbriciformis linkage group LG17, RoL_Nlum_v2.1, whole genome shotgun sequence harbors:
- the snrpa gene encoding U1 small nuclear ribonucleoprotein A, which produces MTTTEARLKHTIYINNLNEKIKKDELKKSLYAIFSQFGQILDILVARTFKMKGQAFVIFKEVTSASNALRSMQGFPFYDKPMRIQYSNHDSDIIAKMKGTFVERDRKKEKKRPPKPESSGNKKAAANAAGGVPGMPQMNQARMMHMPGQPPYMPPPGMMPPPGMPPGSMAPGQMMPGQMHQQVSENPPNHILFLTNLPEETNELMLSMLFNQFPGFKEVRLVPGRHDIAFVEFDNEVQAGAARDSLQGFKITQSNAMKISFAKK; this is translated from the exons ATGACTACGACGGAGGCTCGGCTCAAACACACAATCTACATCAACAACTTGAACGAGAAAATCAAGAAAGATG aactgAAGAAATCCTTGTATGCCATCTTCTCACAATTTGGGCAAATTTTGGATATCCTTGTGGCACGGACCTTTAAAATGAAGGGTCAAGCTTTTGTGATCTTTAAAGAGGTTACCAGTGCCTCCAATGCTCTGCGTTCCATGCAGGGATTCCCTTTCTATGATAAACCTATG CGCATCCAGTATTCCAATCATGATTCAGATATCATTGCCAAAATGAAAGGGACCTTTGTGGAGCGGGATCGCAAAAAGGAGAAGAAGAGGCCTCCTAAACCCGAGTCGAGTGGTAACAAGAAGGCTGCTGCCAACGCGGCTGGAGGCGTTCCT ggaatgCCTCAAATGAACCAAGCCCGTATGATGCACATGCCAGGACAGCCACCCTACATGCCTCCACCGGGCATGATGCCACCCCCAGGGATGCCCCCAGGGTCCATGGCTCCTGGTCAGATGATGCCTGGCCAGATGCACCAACAG GTTTCGGAAAATCCTCCCAATCACATCCTTTTCCTGACCAACTTGCCCGAGGAGACCAACGAACTCATGCTGTCCATGCTCTTCAACCA ATTTCCAGGATTCAAGGAAGTGCGTCTGGTTCCTGGTCGCCACGACATCGCGTTTGTGGAATTTGACAATGAAGTCCAGGCAGGTGCCGCACGCGACTCACTGCAGGGCTTTAAGATCACACAAAGCAATGCTATGAAGATCTCGTTTGCCAAGAAATAA